The proteins below come from a single Rhodococcus sp. WMMA185 genomic window:
- a CDS encoding ATP-dependent helicase, with product MNIRIDPVDLAIGLGQHPPTPEQQAVISADPGPTLVVAGAGAGKTETMAARVVWLVANGLVDPGAVLGLTFTRKAAQQLTRRIRNRLARLAGSELLRRVDPSGDLRSRIRAGEPEVSTYHSYAGRLLSEHGLLLPIEPSATLLSETELWQLAYRVVSSWDGDLDTDRNPASVTEAVLALSGQLAEHLVEPDDLRQAHTELDKLVHTLPAGPRQRGGPGKELLDILDTQHRRVELLPLVARLADTLRREGALDFGSQMSLAARVASSHPEVGLAERRRFRAVLLDEYQDTGHSQRVLLSSLFGGGLDADLAVTAVGDPMQSIYGWRGASAANLPRFATDFPRSGGEPAPTLELLTSWRNPPEALALANMASASLRERGVPVSTLRARPDAVSGDVRLALTTDVVQEREWVADRIAEQYAEAAESGANPPTAAVLIRRNVDAAPVAEVLRSRGLPVEVVGLGGLLHTPEVADVIAMLRVVADPMAGSAAVRMLTGARWRIGASDLVALSRRAAELAIGARYGTTGAVTDPSALADAVGVALPGEHAEQAGLADALADPGPAERYSPVGYARITAVAGELASLRERIGQPLTELVAEVERVLGIGIEAQARTGLPGPGSAGREHLDAFADVVSGYAARSSATLTGLLAFLSAAESVEKGLAPGEVEVDPHRVQVLTVHSAKGLEWEVVAVPHLTAGVFPSRTASGTWLGALGELPPTLRGDRARPGESDDGVPVLELEDVYDRRDLEDSVKAHKAALAARKLDEDRRLFYVALTRTERVLFASGHHWAESGTEPKGPSDFLAELRDMVTDEAHEGIGVVDIWAPAPGPDEGNPLTSLPKSAQWPQDPLGLRRESVERGAALVLEALKGAGGTDQEGEADDPDNWAADVDALLAEREARMNARAEVVLPSQLSVSQLVELEADPDALAARLRRPLPYPPNPLARRGTAFHAWVERRFGASRLLDLDELPGAADAGAGPDSDLVTLQEAFLQSSWAERIPVDVEVPFETSLAGTVLRGRIDAVFEDPDGGWTVIDWKTGKEPSTANEKAVVMQLAAYRLAWAELAGADVERVRAAFHYVRTGRTIAPDDLPDADGLARLIRTAGAEDGK from the coding sequence ATGAACATCCGCATCGATCCAGTGGATCTGGCGATCGGCTTGGGCCAACACCCGCCGACCCCCGAGCAGCAGGCGGTCATCAGTGCGGATCCCGGCCCGACCCTCGTCGTCGCGGGGGCAGGTGCGGGAAAAACCGAGACCATGGCGGCTCGCGTCGTGTGGTTGGTGGCCAACGGCCTCGTAGACCCGGGTGCCGTGTTGGGCCTGACCTTCACCCGCAAGGCAGCGCAGCAGCTGACCAGAAGGATCAGGAATCGCCTTGCCCGGCTGGCGGGTTCGGAGCTGCTCCGCAGAGTCGACCCGAGCGGTGATCTCAGGTCCAGGATTCGCGCTGGCGAGCCGGAGGTCAGCACCTACCACTCGTACGCCGGGCGGCTGTTGTCCGAGCACGGTCTCCTGTTGCCGATCGAGCCGTCGGCCACGCTGCTGTCGGAAACGGAACTGTGGCAGCTCGCGTATCGGGTGGTGAGCTCGTGGGACGGCGATCTCGACACCGACCGGAATCCGGCGTCGGTCACTGAAGCCGTGCTCGCGCTGTCCGGACAGTTGGCCGAGCACCTCGTCGAACCGGACGACCTGCGACAGGCGCACACCGAACTCGACAAGTTGGTTCACACGCTGCCCGCAGGCCCGCGTCAGCGTGGCGGCCCCGGTAAGGAACTGCTCGACATCCTCGACACTCAGCATCGGCGAGTGGAATTGCTTCCCTTGGTGGCTCGTCTGGCGGACACGCTGCGCCGCGAGGGTGCGCTCGACTTCGGCAGCCAGATGTCGCTGGCCGCGCGGGTGGCTTCGAGCCATCCTGAGGTGGGACTGGCCGAGCGCCGCCGGTTTCGGGCAGTGCTGCTCGACGAGTACCAAGACACGGGGCACTCGCAACGAGTGCTGCTGTCTTCGCTGTTCGGTGGCGGACTCGACGCCGATCTCGCTGTCACAGCAGTCGGCGACCCGATGCAGTCCATCTACGGCTGGCGAGGGGCATCGGCGGCCAACCTTCCCCGGTTTGCGACGGACTTCCCGCGGTCCGGCGGTGAACCTGCGCCTACGCTCGAACTGCTCACAAGCTGGCGCAATCCACCGGAGGCCTTGGCCCTGGCCAACATGGCCTCGGCCTCACTGCGTGAGCGGGGCGTGCCGGTCAGCACGCTGCGAGCGCGACCGGATGCGGTCTCCGGTGACGTCCGGCTGGCACTGACCACCGACGTTGTGCAGGAACGTGAATGGGTCGCGGATCGGATCGCTGAGCAGTACGCGGAGGCGGCGGAATCGGGGGCAAACCCGCCGACCGCTGCCGTACTGATTCGCCGAAACGTGGATGCCGCACCGGTCGCGGAAGTGCTTCGCTCCCGAGGATTGCCCGTCGAGGTGGTCGGCCTCGGTGGATTGCTGCATACCCCCGAGGTGGCCGACGTGATCGCAATGCTGCGGGTAGTCGCCGACCCGATGGCGGGTAGCGCCGCCGTGCGCATGCTGACTGGGGCGCGGTGGAGGATCGGGGCTTCCGACTTGGTAGCGCTGTCTCGAAGGGCGGCCGAACTGGCCATCGGAGCCAGATACGGCACGACCGGTGCCGTCACCGATCCGTCCGCTCTCGCCGATGCTGTCGGTGTGGCCCTGCCCGGTGAGCATGCCGAGCAAGCAGGGCTCGCGGATGCTCTGGCGGATCCCGGACCCGCCGAACGCTATTCGCCGGTCGGCTATGCACGGATAACCGCAGTGGCGGGCGAATTGGCCTCTCTGCGTGAGCGGATCGGACAGCCGCTCACCGAACTGGTAGCCGAAGTCGAGCGCGTACTCGGTATCGGAATCGAAGCGCAGGCCCGGACGGGATTGCCGGGACCCGGAAGTGCAGGGCGCGAGCATCTCGACGCATTCGCTGACGTCGTTTCCGGCTACGCGGCTCGTTCGTCGGCCACACTGACCGGGCTCCTGGCGTTCCTTTCGGCCGCAGAATCTGTCGAGAAGGGTTTGGCACCGGGAGAGGTCGAAGTGGACCCACACCGCGTCCAGGTCCTTACGGTGCACTCGGCGAAAGGGCTCGAGTGGGAGGTTGTGGCGGTCCCGCACCTCACCGCGGGTGTGTTCCCGTCGCGAACTGCTTCGGGGACCTGGCTCGGCGCGCTCGGCGAGCTGCCGCCGACATTGCGCGGCGACCGGGCCCGGCCGGGAGAGTCGGACGACGGCGTACCAGTGCTCGAACTCGAGGACGTGTACGACCGTAGGGATCTCGAAGATTCGGTGAAGGCGCACAAGGCGGCGCTGGCAGCACGCAAACTCGACGAGGACCGGCGGTTGTTCTACGTAGCACTCACCAGGACGGAACGCGTACTGTTCGCCTCCGGGCACCACTGGGCAGAGTCGGGAACCGAGCCGAAGGGTCCGTCGGACTTCCTGGCTGAGTTGCGTGACATGGTGACCGATGAGGCCCACGAGGGAATCGGGGTCGTCGACATATGGGCCCCGGCGCCCGGACCAGACGAAGGGAATCCGCTCACCAGCCTGCCGAAGTCGGCGCAGTGGCCGCAGGACCCACTCGGCCTCCGGCGCGAATCTGTCGAGCGAGGTGCAGCACTGGTCTTGGAGGCGCTGAAGGGGGCCGGGGGGACCGACCAGGAAGGCGAGGCCGACGACCCTGACAATTGGGCGGCCGATGTAGATGCCCTCCTTGCGGAGAGAGAGGCACGCATGAACGCTCGCGCCGAGGTTGTGCTGCCAAGCCAGCTGTCGGTCAGTCAGTTGGTCGAGCTCGAGGCCGATCCCGACGCGCTGGCGGCCAGGTTGCGGCGTCCGCTGCCGTATCCACCCAACCCGCTCGCCCGTCGGGGTACCGCCTTCCATGCCTGGGTGGAGCGCCGATTCGGGGCGTCCCGACTGCTGGACCTAGACGAGTTGCCCGGTGCCGCAGACGCGGGGGCGGGACCGGATTCCGATCTCGTGACCCTCCAGGAAGCCTTCCTGCAATCGTCCTGGGCGGAGCGTATCCCGGTTGACGTCGAGGTTCCGTTCGAGACCTCGTTGGCCGGGACAGTGTTGCGCGGGCGAATCGATGCGGTGTTCGAAGACCCGGACGGTGGATGGACGGTGATCGACTGGAAGACCGGCAAGGAGCCGAGCACGGCGAATGAGAAGGCCGTGGTGATGCAGCTGGCTGCCTACCGACTGGCCTGGGCCGAGCTGGCAGGCGCCGACGTGGAGCGGGTGCGAGCCGCGTTCCACTACGTGCGCACGGGCCGGACGATTGCGCCGGACGACCTGCCCGATGCAGATGGCCTCGCGCGTCTCATCCGCACTGCCGGGGCCGAAGACGGCAAATAA
- a CDS encoding ATP-dependent helicase: protein MTKPAARTSPTKTARPTSTPHARLVYRRAPGPPARTWDESTQHIFTAPPWDPGWSPWQVLGGPGTGKTSLLVDLAVDRIAGGADPESVLVLTQSRRAAEQVREQVTSALIGHDEQHGPRATREPLVRTVHSYAFAVLRLQAAAHGNPPPRLITGAEQDAVLREMLHGDIADGGQMWPERLRPALALGGFANELRDMMLRSSERGLGPEDLIRLGRRHERPEWVAAGKFAARYEHGMLLRGAVGMEAPEATAPALDAAELVGAALTAFATDPDLLHRERTRVRHLLVDDAQHLDPQAAELVRLIGTGTHTTVVAGDPDQSIYGFRGADPSFLADLADKADPRQVVLPENFRSSADVAATAARINSRLPGHLPHRTWAPSRDGGRTSVRVLGSVAKEAALIADTLRRAHLLDGVPWSEMAVIVRSVPRALAPLRRALLGAGVPVTTAASELPLASQHGVSGLMLVLRALSGREFTGEDALALLAGPIGGAEPVALRRLRRGLRRAELAAGGTRDSAELLRLVVVGETDSTRRVTAKLTDVEAAPLNRVLSVLRKAKVPLDRGRGIEEVLWAAWRATGLERRWSAASARGGPIGAQADRDLDAVVALFDAAAAYVDRLPRAQLSGFVDYLSGQAIPNSVRSASAVPAEAVSILSAHSAAGREWDVVAVAGVQEGLWPNMRGRGSLLGTEALIDLTSGVSDGSAASADRMSRTAPLLAEERRLFLVACSRARQSLLVTSVDTASGDADLVPSRFVDELLTGDEDPEVEEEQFDTDGPAVRVLALPALVAELRGVVCDPLLAESDPARQRRAARQLARLAEAGVRGAHPDQWYGTAEPSSSAALWDEVDGPVSLSPSTVDLLNTCPLRWLLERHGGTDGDNTHAVAGTLVHTLVQALAGRIPVDQVDQALENAWDSIDLGSQWYSRRELDRTRNMLATFTAWLGRTRPELTEIGVEVEVDGPLEPREEGAPKVRLRGRIDRLERDAEGRPVIVDVKTARSPVTKEAAQQHAQLATYQVASAMGAIKGEPRSKPGGARLIFVAKPSKKEGASQRVQAPLTDEDLEMWLDVIHAAAAATKGPQFLARVNDGCRHCPVRASCPAHDEGRQVTSE from the coding sequence ATGACGAAACCGGCGGCGCGCACCTCGCCCACTAAAACAGCGCGCCCGACGTCGACTCCTCATGCCAGGCTGGTATATCGCCGCGCCCCCGGTCCGCCGGCACGGACCTGGGACGAGTCCACGCAACACATCTTCACCGCACCGCCGTGGGACCCGGGCTGGAGTCCCTGGCAGGTCCTCGGCGGTCCGGGCACAGGCAAGACGTCGCTACTCGTCGACCTCGCGGTCGATCGGATCGCCGGTGGGGCAGACCCCGAGTCCGTGCTGGTGTTGACGCAGTCGCGAAGAGCGGCCGAACAGGTGCGCGAGCAGGTTACGTCCGCGCTCATCGGCCACGACGAACAGCACGGGCCACGGGCGACGCGGGAACCGCTCGTGCGAACCGTCCACTCGTATGCCTTCGCCGTACTGCGACTGCAGGCGGCGGCTCACGGGAACCCGCCCCCGCGGCTCATCACCGGCGCCGAGCAGGACGCCGTGTTGCGTGAGATGCTGCACGGCGATATTGCGGACGGCGGACAGATGTGGCCCGAGAGATTACGTCCCGCATTGGCGTTGGGTGGGTTCGCCAATGAACTCCGCGACATGATGCTGCGTTCGAGCGAGCGTGGGCTCGGCCCGGAAGACCTGATCAGGCTGGGCCGTCGGCACGAGCGGCCGGAATGGGTTGCGGCGGGAAAGTTTGCCGCCCGATACGAGCACGGCATGCTGCTGCGCGGCGCGGTCGGCATGGAGGCGCCTGAGGCCACGGCGCCTGCCCTCGATGCCGCCGAACTCGTCGGGGCTGCTCTGACCGCGTTCGCCACCGACCCCGACCTGTTGCACAGGGAAAGGACGCGCGTACGGCACCTGCTCGTCGACGACGCTCAGCATCTCGATCCTCAGGCCGCCGAACTGGTCCGACTGATCGGCACCGGTACTCACACGACCGTTGTGGCAGGCGACCCGGACCAGTCGATCTACGGATTTCGTGGCGCAGACCCGTCGTTCCTCGCGGATCTGGCGGACAAGGCGGATCCGCGCCAGGTGGTGCTGCCGGAGAACTTCCGTAGTTCGGCGGATGTCGCGGCGACGGCGGCGCGGATCAACTCTCGGCTTCCGGGCCATCTGCCGCACCGGACCTGGGCCCCCTCCCGCGACGGCGGAAGAACGTCCGTCCGTGTCCTGGGCAGTGTCGCGAAGGAAGCCGCGCTGATCGCCGACACCTTGCGTCGCGCGCATCTTCTCGACGGTGTGCCGTGGTCGGAGATGGCGGTAATCGTACGTTCGGTACCGCGTGCGCTGGCCCCGCTGCGGCGCGCACTCCTCGGCGCAGGAGTTCCCGTCACAACCGCGGCGTCCGAGTTGCCGTTGGCCAGCCAGCACGGGGTGTCGGGGCTGATGCTCGTGTTGCGCGCCCTGTCGGGACGAGAATTTACGGGCGAAGACGCACTCGCTCTGCTCGCCGGGCCGATCGGCGGTGCAGAACCCGTGGCGCTCAGGCGTCTTCGTCGGGGTTTGCGACGGGCGGAACTGGCGGCCGGCGGTACCCGCGATTCTGCGGAACTGCTCCGGCTCGTGGTGGTCGGCGAGACCGACAGCACCCGCAGAGTTACCGCCAAATTGACCGATGTCGAGGCTGCGCCCCTGAACCGGGTGCTGTCCGTGCTGCGCAAGGCGAAAGTGCCGTTGGACCGTGGCCGCGGAATCGAGGAGGTTCTGTGGGCGGCGTGGCGGGCGACCGGCCTCGAACGCCGTTGGTCGGCGGCCTCGGCCAGGGGCGGCCCGATCGGCGCGCAGGCCGATCGGGATCTCGACGCGGTCGTGGCGCTCTTCGATGCCGCGGCAGCATACGTGGATCGTCTCCCGCGTGCGCAACTCTCGGGGTTTGTCGACTACCTCAGCGGGCAGGCGATTCCGAACAGTGTGCGTAGCGCTTCCGCTGTCCCCGCCGAGGCGGTGTCGATACTGAGTGCCCACTCGGCGGCTGGTCGTGAGTGGGACGTGGTCGCCGTGGCGGGAGTGCAGGAAGGGCTGTGGCCGAACATGAGAGGACGGGGAAGCCTGCTTGGCACGGAGGCCCTGATCGACCTCACCAGCGGGGTGTCCGACGGAAGTGCGGCCTCCGCGGACCGCATGTCGCGAACGGCGCCGCTTCTGGCCGAGGAACGCAGGCTGTTCCTCGTTGCGTGTAGCCGGGCCAGGCAGTCCCTGCTGGTCACGTCCGTCGACACCGCAAGTGGGGACGCCGATCTCGTCCCTTCCCGTTTTGTCGACGAACTGCTCACCGGGGACGAGGACCCGGAGGTGGAGGAGGAGCAGTTCGACACCGATGGCCCGGCCGTCCGAGTCCTCGCTCTGCCTGCGCTCGTCGCCGAGTTGCGCGGTGTGGTCTGCGATCCTCTTCTCGCGGAGTCCGATCCCGCTCGTCAACGGCGCGCGGCACGTCAGCTCGCTCGACTCGCCGAGGCCGGAGTCCGGGGCGCACATCCCGATCAGTGGTACGGCACGGCCGAGCCGAGCAGCAGCGCCGCGTTGTGGGACGAGGTGGACGGGCCCGTCTCCCTATCGCCGTCCACCGTCGACCTGCTCAACACCTGTCCGCTGAGGTGGCTGCTCGAACGACACGGAGGCACCGACGGCGACAACACCCACGCCGTGGCTGGAACGCTGGTGCATACGCTCGTGCAGGCTCTCGCCGGACGCATTCCGGTCGACCAGGTTGATCAAGCGCTCGAGAATGCTTGGGATTCTATCGATCTGGGGTCTCAGTGGTACTCGCGGCGCGAACTCGACCGCACCCGGAACATGCTCGCCACGTTCACGGCGTGGCTCGGAAGAACGCGACCCGAACTCACCGAGATCGGCGTCGAGGTCGAGGTGGACGGCCCCCTGGAACCGCGCGAAGAAGGGGCCCCGAAGGTTCGGCTTCGTGGGCGCATCGACCGGCTCGAGCGCGACGCAGAGGGCAGACCCGTGATCGTCGACGTCAAGACCGCGCGCTCGCCTGTGACCAAGGAGGCGGCCCAACAACATGCTCAATTGGCGACGTACCAGGTGGCGTCGGCCATGGGTGCCATCAAGGGGGAGCCGAGGTCGAAACCGGGCGGTGCGCGCCTGATCTTCGTGGCCAAACCGAGCAAGAAGGAGGGTGCCAGCCAGCGGGTGCAGGCGCCGCTGACGGACGAGGATCTCGAGATGTGGCTCGACGTCATCCATGCGGCCGCAGCAGCCACCAAAGGGCCGCAGTTCCTCGCCAGGGTCAACGACGGCTGCCGGCACTGTCCGGTGCGGGCGAGTTGTCCGGCGCACGACGAGGGAAGGCAAGTGACGTCGGAATGA
- a CDS encoding MGMT family protein, with amino-acid sequence MAQTTEEQVERVRALVASIPSGRVVTYGDIAATAGLSSPRTVGWIMRTDSADLPWHRVLNASGRPPAHLARRQIARLEVEGVPIREGRVDLAAARHRFDYG; translated from the coding sequence ATGGCCCAGACGACTGAGGAACAGGTCGAACGCGTGCGCGCACTCGTCGCGTCGATCCCCTCCGGTCGGGTGGTCACCTACGGCGACATCGCTGCGACTGCCGGGCTGTCGAGCCCCCGTACCGTCGGCTGGATCATGCGGACGGACTCCGCCGACCTCCCGTGGCACCGCGTGTTGAACGCATCGGGCCGTCCGCCTGCGCACCTCGCACGTCGTCAGATCGCCAGGCTCGAAGTCGAGGGAGTCCCGATCAGGGAAGGCCGCGTGGATCTCGCGGCGGCACGGCATCGATTCGACTACGGGTGA
- a CDS encoding DoxX family protein, protein MQQDSQIPRPSQKPALRLAALLLGAGTMHFAKPTFFDNLVPKQLPGDARTYTNVSGVAELAIGTALLVPRTRRLGGGLAALLFVAVFPANINMAVDWVESPKTTNAQKAVALLRLPLQIPLITEALKVRRRA, encoded by the coding sequence ATGCAACAAGACAGCCAAATACCACGGCCGAGCCAGAAGCCGGCACTGCGTCTCGCCGCACTCTTGCTAGGTGCGGGCACCATGCATTTCGCCAAGCCCACATTCTTCGACAACCTCGTCCCCAAGCAGCTACCGGGCGACGCCCGGACCTACACCAACGTGTCGGGGGTTGCCGAACTCGCTATCGGCACCGCGCTGCTCGTCCCGCGGACCCGCAGGCTTGGTGGCGGACTCGCCGCATTGCTGTTCGTCGCCGTCTTCCCCGCGAACATCAATATGGCAGTGGACTGGGTCGAGAGTCCCAAGACCACGAATGCACAGAAGGCCGTCGCACTGCTGCGCCTTCCCCTGCAGATTCCGTTGATCACCGAAGCGCTGAAGGTTCGCCGTCGCGCGTGA
- a CDS encoding alpha/beta fold hydrolase, translating to MGHVSALHTHLFGAQDGPEILALHGLTGHGRRWEAIADGQLPDARWISPDLRGHGLSTWAPPWNLEAHVSSLIDTLDAHAHGPVLVVGHSFGGALGLHLARAVPDRITGLVLLDPAIGLDPELMRTVADLTISSPDYTDVDEARSEKLDGAWGEVPRDALEIEIAEHLVPLDNGRVNWRLSTPAVVSAWGELARDPVLPPEDLPTVLVQASKVQPPYVTPAFRRALTEHLGENLTAVDIECDHMVAQARPDDVAAIIRKLL from the coding sequence ATGGGTCACGTGTCAGCACTGCATACGCATCTGTTCGGTGCCCAGGACGGCCCGGAGATCCTTGCCCTGCACGGTCTCACCGGTCACGGCAGGCGGTGGGAGGCGATTGCCGACGGCCAATTGCCCGACGCTCGGTGGATCTCCCCCGACCTACGAGGTCACGGCCTGTCCACCTGGGCGCCGCCGTGGAACCTCGAGGCTCATGTTTCGAGCCTGATCGATACGCTCGACGCGCACGCGCACGGACCGGTTCTGGTGGTCGGGCATTCCTTCGGCGGCGCACTGGGGCTGCACCTGGCCCGCGCCGTGCCTGACCGGATCACCGGTCTCGTCCTGCTCGATCCGGCGATCGGACTCGATCCCGAACTGATGCGGACTGTTGCGGACCTCACCATCTCCTCCCCCGACTACACCGACGTCGACGAGGCCCGCTCAGAGAAGCTCGACGGGGCATGGGGTGAAGTACCACGCGACGCGCTCGAGATCGAGATCGCCGAACACCTCGTTCCCCTGGATAACGGAAGGGTCAACTGGCGGCTGTCCACTCCCGCCGTCGTCAGCGCGTGGGGCGAACTCGCGCGTGACCCCGTCCTACCGCCCGAGGACCTACCCACCGTTCTGGTACAGGCGTCGAAGGTGCAACCCCCGTACGTCACTCCTGCCTTTCGCCGTGCCCTCACTGAGCATCTCGGCGAAAATCTGACCGCTGTCGACATCGAATGCGATCACATGGTCGCGCAGGCCAGGCCGGACGATGTGGCGGCAATCATACGCAAACTGCTCTGA